The following proteins are encoded in a genomic region of Kosakonia oryzae:
- a CDS encoding cyclase family protein has product MKQRIIDLSVTLQNGILSDPPPFLPAIDYHNHAAGALQLAAMFPGLSPDDLPEKEGWAVEFVNMSTHAGTHMDAPWHYHSHMKDGGQSLTIDEIPLSWCIGPGVKLDFRHYPDGYVIGPADLDKAFARIGHTLSAGDIVLINTAAGDRYGREDYLERGCGVGRSGTLYLTQKGVRLVGTDAWSWDAPFAYTRARYQQTGDASLIWEGHYAGNETPYCQIEKLSALDSLPDNGFTVFSLPVKVHRASAGWCRTIALVDE; this is encoded by the coding sequence ATGAAACAGCGCATCATCGATCTTTCCGTCACTCTGCAAAACGGCATCCTCTCCGATCCGCCGCCGTTTTTACCTGCCATTGATTACCATAACCATGCGGCAGGCGCGCTCCAGCTTGCCGCGATGTTTCCGGGGCTCAGTCCGGACGACTTGCCGGAAAAAGAGGGCTGGGCGGTGGAGTTCGTCAATATGAGCACCCACGCGGGTACACATATGGATGCGCCATGGCACTACCATTCCCACATGAAGGATGGTGGTCAATCGCTGACCATTGATGAAATCCCCCTGAGCTGGTGTATCGGTCCGGGGGTGAAGCTCGATTTTCGCCACTACCCCGACGGCTATGTCATTGGTCCGGCGGATCTGGATAAAGCATTCGCCCGCATCGGCCATACCCTCTCTGCGGGAGACATCGTCTTGATCAACACGGCGGCTGGCGATCGCTACGGCCGTGAGGATTACCTTGAACGCGGCTGCGGCGTGGGGCGAAGCGGCACGCTTTATCTGACGCAAAAAGGCGTACGTCTGGTTGGCACCGACGCCTGGAGTTGGGATGCGCCGTTCGCTTATACCCGTGCGCGTTATCAGCAAACGGGCGACGCCTCCCTGATCTGGGAAGGGCACTATGCCGGAAACGAAACGCCCTACTGCCAGATTGAAAAACTCTCCGCGCTGGATTCATTACCGGATAACGGATTTACGGTCTTCAGCCTGCCGGTAAAAGTCCATCGGGCCTCGGCCGGTTGGTGCAGAACCATCGCATTGGTCGATGAATAA
- a CDS encoding DUF4186 domain-containing protein, which yields MADLAPLFARLGRSTFRSRFRLGVKERQYCVDKGAEVIARHAADFVAQRLSPAEPQNDGKQTPMRGHPVFIAQHATATCCRGCLEKWHHIARGYPLTETQQQYIVDVIYQWLVIQMNSPR from the coding sequence ATGGCTGATTTAGCACCGCTGTTTGCGCGTCTGGGGCGTTCCACTTTTCGCTCCCGGTTTCGCCTGGGTGTGAAAGAGCGACAATATTGTGTGGATAAAGGTGCGGAAGTGATTGCCCGCCATGCGGCCGATTTCGTCGCGCAGCGGCTGTCACCCGCCGAACCGCAAAATGATGGCAAGCAGACACCCATGCGCGGCCATCCGGTATTTATTGCCCAGCACGCAACGGCTACCTGCTGTCGCGGCTGTCTGGAGAAGTGGCACCATATCGCGCGCGGTTACCCATTAACAGAAACGCAACAACAGTATATTGTTGACGTCATTTACCAGTGGCTGGTTATCCAGATGAATTCGCCGCGCTAA
- a CDS encoding methyl-accepting chemotaxis protein → MNLMQIFRRIFRRIAPRQFGLLVGIFCIIGLFSALQITSSIVLSASLRDAQTSEQRNQQAHRQQVRVDEARIALLTASDLLNRAGVYFMQDKETGSDGSWHSLMDETKKALNDSQQAWQAWLALNPPKDEGLINSYQMFYGALKEQADGLVKTQSIDAFFAVPAQAFQADFNDNYARFQQASETRAEQGRQALMSTLAQLQHVFMLVPALLLVIAVLVWFAMSRWVITPLRRLIAHINVLAAGDLGTPLPSVQRFNREIDQLGMSIGTMQHGLQQLVMQVSDATSSMVETIGSLAEGNQSLYQQSAKQAQELIDVTEHIATLESHVEGNSGFAEQARQQADEARKVAEGGDRMMDTVTQSMREIVERSAEMRNIVSMIDGVAFQTNILALNAAIEAAHAGNHGRGFAVVAKEVGLLARKSSHSTQTIQQLINHSLQGINDGTAAVSRLEDNLQKVTGLVAHLSAVLSEISAATLSQGESIHKMTRRLHSLNSVSRRTDELVSTATQASEQLHHDSHQLLQAVARFRLPA, encoded by the coding sequence ATGAACTTAATGCAAATTTTCCGCCGTATTTTTCGGCGTATTGCTCCACGACAGTTTGGTTTGTTGGTCGGAATTTTTTGTATCATCGGTCTCTTTTCCGCGCTACAAATCACCTCATCCATCGTCCTTTCCGCGTCGTTACGCGACGCACAAACCAGCGAACAACGGAACCAGCAGGCGCATCGGCAACAGGTACGGGTCGATGAAGCCCGCATCGCGCTGCTGACCGCCAGCGATTTACTGAACCGCGCGGGCGTCTATTTTATGCAGGATAAAGAGACCGGCTCGGATGGTAGCTGGCACAGCCTGATGGACGAAACCAAAAAAGCGCTCAACGATTCACAACAAGCCTGGCAGGCCTGGCTGGCGCTCAATCCACCGAAAGACGAGGGGCTGATTAACAGCTACCAGATGTTTTATGGTGCGCTGAAAGAGCAGGCGGACGGGCTGGTAAAAACCCAGTCGATCGACGCGTTTTTCGCCGTACCGGCGCAGGCGTTTCAGGCCGATTTTAACGACAACTACGCCCGTTTCCAGCAAGCCAGCGAAACCCGCGCGGAGCAGGGTAGGCAGGCACTGATGTCAACGCTTGCGCAGTTGCAGCACGTCTTTATGCTGGTTCCCGCATTGCTGCTGGTGATTGCCGTACTGGTGTGGTTTGCCATGTCGCGCTGGGTCATTACGCCGCTGCGCAGGTTGATTGCGCATATCAATGTGCTTGCTGCCGGGGATTTGGGAACGCCGTTGCCATCGGTCCAGCGTTTTAACCGCGAAATCGATCAACTGGGCATGAGCATCGGCACGATGCAGCACGGGCTGCAACAACTGGTGATGCAGGTCAGTGATGCCACCTCTTCGATGGTTGAGACCATTGGCAGCCTGGCGGAAGGTAACCAGTCGCTGTATCAACAGTCGGCGAAACAGGCGCAGGAGCTGATCGATGTGACGGAACATATCGCCACGCTGGAGTCGCATGTCGAGGGCAACAGCGGTTTTGCCGAGCAGGCCCGTCAACAGGCGGATGAAGCGCGCAAAGTGGCGGAGGGCGGCGACCGGATGATGGACACGGTGACACAGTCGATGCGCGAAATCGTTGAACGCTCGGCAGAGATGCGCAACATTGTGTCGATGATCGATGGCGTCGCTTTCCAGACCAATATTCTGGCGCTGAATGCCGCGATTGAAGCGGCGCACGCCGGTAATCACGGCCGCGGTTTTGCGGTGGTGGCGAAAGAAGTCGGGCTGCTGGCGCGCAAAAGCAGCCACTCCACACAAACCATTCAGCAACTGATCAACCACTCATTGCAGGGCATTAACGACGGCACCGCTGCCGTCAGCCGGCTGGAAGATAACCTGCAAAAGGTGACCGGGCTGGTGGCGCATTTAAGCGCAGTGCTGAGCGAAATCTCGGCCGCCACGCTGAGCCAGGGGGAAAGTATTCATAAGATGACGCGCCGCCTGCACTCACTGAACAGCGTCTCCCGCCGCACCGATGAACTGGTCTCGACCGCCACCCAGGCGTCTGAGCAGTTGCATCATGATTCTCACCAGCTACTGCAAGCGGTTGCGCGTTTTCGTCTTCCGGCCTGA
- a CDS encoding carboxymuconolactone decarboxylase family protein, whose protein sequence is MARITLPEVDSLTPEQQDLYQRFPANLTRALLRTGACTDGYLTLGASFRQGHLSAKDRELVILRVSALSHSAYERMQHIGIARESGWRESNINAIENGDMQKLDGKTQAVVRFTDECVNHVKVTGAVFHALRCYCSEEEIAEITLLIGHYMMTARFLETLEVELDERATSWEKMA, encoded by the coding sequence ATGGCACGTATTACCTTACCCGAAGTCGATTCCCTCACACCTGAACAACAGGATCTCTATCAACGTTTCCCTGCCAACCTCACTCGCGCCTTATTGCGCACCGGCGCGTGTACGGATGGCTATCTGACGCTAGGCGCCTCATTCCGACAGGGGCATCTTAGCGCCAAAGACAGAGAGTTGGTGATTTTACGGGTCTCCGCACTCAGCCACAGCGCATATGAGCGGATGCAGCACATCGGGATAGCCAGAGAGAGCGGCTGGCGTGAAAGCAATATCAACGCCATTGAAAATGGCGATATGCAGAAACTGGACGGTAAAACCCAAGCAGTAGTCCGTTTTACCGACGAATGTGTAAATCATGTCAAAGTGACGGGCGCGGTATTTCATGCGCTCAGGTGTTATTGCAGCGAGGAGGAAATAGCCGAAATCACGCTGTTGATCGGGCATTACATGATGACGGCACGCTTCCTTGAAACGCTGGAAGTTGAGCTGGATGAGAGAGCGACGTCATGGGAAAAAATGGCCTGA
- a CDS encoding carboxylesterase/lipase family protein, with the protein MHTETRSPIVTTRQGRIQGLRENALDIFRGIPYARPPVGSLRFRNPQPLSPWEGIRNAVASGPASFQMNLNNTDAVMAQVKRIDPGVPGVPAWPAYVGKTYHHENISEDCLYLDVWVPENAGGKKLPVYVYYHGGANAVSSGSFHLEDGANLARQENIIVVRPNYRLGALGWVHFGLISDAFPEAINLGLKDQFAALQWVHENIAAFGGDPDNVTIGGESCGATAVSHLLTYAPARKFFRRAIIQSLSPFNVWCTQNQAQAVQVAEKYLALLDISSPEALADIEPERFLAVQNVLTRFFHPDKNIAWRPLGGVVDGEWIPEHPAEYLSSHAAADTVNELMIGFAKDEWQFFRGHTETLRHGSVQDVLNVLTPIYGRDGAQQLYAGYKELYPAHRESGHILSDIMSFEFFKFSSLKIARHFTQLGVPTWLFQFSYDLPGWNGELRAVHTGDMPFLWRNYDPQRLSQWPAFDGIDIDELKHSAGAMGNYYAAFIRHGGEDLWPKFDEENQVILRFGKEVVPQKRLLEQEEKHFSAVGIDSVRQLEERLSQHLKQAFEE; encoded by the coding sequence ATGCATACAGAAACGCGTTCCCCCATCGTCACTACCCGGCAGGGCCGGATCCAGGGTCTGCGCGAAAACGCGCTGGATATTTTCCGGGGTATCCCTTACGCCCGGCCCCCGGTCGGCTCGCTACGGTTTCGCAACCCACAGCCCCTTTCTCCCTGGGAGGGGATCAGAAACGCGGTGGCTTCGGGACCGGCGTCTTTTCAGATGAACCTGAACAACACAGACGCCGTCATGGCGCAGGTTAAGCGCATCGATCCCGGCGTGCCGGGCGTCCCTGCCTGGCCCGCTTACGTGGGGAAAACCTACCATCACGAAAATATCAGCGAGGACTGCCTGTACCTTGATGTCTGGGTCCCGGAGAATGCAGGCGGAAAAAAATTGCCGGTCTATGTGTATTATCACGGCGGCGCCAACGCGGTCAGTTCGGGATCGTTTCATCTGGAAGACGGTGCCAATCTTGCCCGGCAGGAAAATATCATTGTCGTCCGGCCCAATTACCGTTTAGGGGCGCTGGGCTGGGTGCATTTTGGTTTAATCAGCGATGCGTTTCCCGAAGCCATCAACCTCGGTTTGAAAGATCAATTCGCCGCCTTGCAATGGGTGCACGAGAATATCGCCGCATTTGGAGGGGATCCGGATAATGTCACTATCGGTGGCGAATCCTGCGGCGCGACCGCCGTCTCGCATCTGCTGACGTATGCGCCGGCGCGGAAATTTTTCCGGCGGGCCATTATCCAGTCATTATCCCCTTTCAATGTCTGGTGTACCCAAAATCAGGCGCAGGCTGTCCAGGTGGCGGAGAAATATCTCGCCTTACTGGATATCTCGTCCCCTGAAGCGCTCGCCGACATCGAGCCCGAACGCTTTCTGGCGGTGCAAAATGTCTTAACGCGCTTTTTCCATCCGGACAAAAATATCGCCTGGCGCCCTCTGGGTGGCGTGGTTGATGGCGAATGGATCCCGGAACACCCGGCTGAATATCTCTCCAGCCACGCGGCAGCCGATACGGTCAACGAGTTGATGATTGGTTTCGCCAAAGATGAATGGCAGTTTTTCCGTGGTCATACCGAAACCCTACGTCATGGCAGCGTACAGGATGTTCTCAACGTCCTGACGCCGATTTATGGCCGTGACGGCGCTCAGCAACTGTACGCAGGGTATAAAGAACTCTATCCGGCGCATCGGGAGTCGGGACATATTCTCTCCGACATTATGTCTTTTGAGTTCTTTAAGTTTTCATCGTTGAAAATAGCCAGACACTTCACCCAGTTAGGTGTGCCGACCTGGCTTTTCCAGTTCAGCTACGATCTCCCGGGGTGGAATGGGGAGCTACGGGCGGTCCACACCGGCGATATGCCGTTTTTGTGGCGTAATTACGACCCGCAGCGGCTGTCGCAATGGCCAGCATTCGATGGGATAGATATCGATGAACTCAAACACAGTGCCGGGGCCATGGGGAACTACTATGCCGCCTTTATCCGGCATGGTGGCGAAGATCTCTGGCCGAAATTCGATGAGGAAAATCAGGTTATCCTTCGTTTCGGCAAAGAGGTGGTCCCGCAGAAGCGGCTGCTTGAGCAAGAGGAAAAGCACTTTTCTGCTGTAGGCATCGATAGCGTACGCCAGCTTGAAGAAAGGCTGAGCCAGCATCTGAAACAAGCGTTTGAAGAATAA
- a CDS encoding TetR/AcrR family transcriptional regulator, with the protein MATPSAEKILDSAVNVLLTQGYDAASMDDIAAGAGVSRRTLFNQFSTKEVLFEQAIEYFWSRLPVVQLSTTQEAMADPETGLMQIGLAIADFWAADTSIKLARMIVRESERFPSLAKNYLELGKVPALGSLIRYLAQQNAAGHLKMEDTDLAARQFVGMINEPLVWFRVLGLKDEANITQRERVVREAVRTFLSRYA; encoded by the coding sequence ATGGCAACACCGTCTGCTGAAAAAATTCTGGATTCGGCCGTGAACGTCTTGCTGACGCAGGGGTACGACGCGGCAAGCATGGATGACATCGCTGCGGGCGCCGGGGTATCCCGCCGCACTTTGTTCAATCAGTTTTCAACGAAGGAAGTGTTGTTCGAACAGGCTATTGAGTATTTCTGGTCGCGTTTACCCGTTGTACAACTCTCTACCACGCAGGAAGCCATGGCCGATCCGGAAACGGGATTGATGCAAATTGGCCTGGCCATCGCGGATTTCTGGGCGGCGGATACCTCCATAAAACTCGCCCGGATGATTGTTCGCGAGAGCGAACGTTTTCCCTCTCTGGCTAAAAACTATCTGGAGTTAGGTAAAGTGCCCGCCCTGGGTTCGCTCATTCGATACCTTGCCCAGCAGAACGCCGCCGGTCATCTGAAAATGGAAGATACGGATCTGGCAGCCCGTCAGTTCGTAGGAATGATTAATGAGCCTCTGGTGTGGTTTCGTGTGTTAGGGCTTAAGGATGAAGCGAATATCACTCAACGCGAGCGGGTGGTACGGGAAGCGGTCAGGACGTTTTTAAGCCGCTATGCTTAA
- the glsB gene encoding glutaminase B, whose product MATVMGNEVLEAVLAQVRPLLGQGKVADYIPALASISGNKLGVAVSTVNGEHFRAGDADERFSIQSISKVLSLVVAMNHYAEEEIWQRVGKDPSGQPFNSLVQLEMEQGKPRNPFINAGALVVCDMLQSRLSAPRQRMLEVVRKLSGVPDIAYDSAVARSELEHSARNNAIAWLMKSFGNFHNDVPTVLQNYFHYCALKMSCAELAQTFLFLANGGHAAHIESPVVSARQARQVNALMATSGMYQNAGEFAWRVGLPAKSGVGGGIVAVVPQEMVIAVWSPELDAAGNSLAGVAVLEALTQKLGRSVY is encoded by the coding sequence GTGGCAACGGTGATGGGAAATGAGGTTCTGGAAGCGGTGCTTGCGCAGGTTCGTCCGCTGCTGGGACAAGGCAAGGTCGCCGATTATATTCCGGCGCTGGCCTCAATCAGCGGCAACAAGCTGGGCGTGGCGGTCAGCACCGTTAACGGCGAACATTTCCGCGCGGGAGATGCCGACGAGCGTTTCTCTATTCAGTCAATCTCTAAAGTGCTGAGTCTGGTGGTGGCGATGAACCACTACGCAGAAGAGGAGATCTGGCAGCGGGTGGGTAAAGATCCCTCCGGCCAGCCGTTTAATTCGCTGGTGCAGCTGGAGATGGAGCAGGGTAAACCGCGCAACCCGTTTATCAACGCCGGGGCGCTGGTGGTCTGCGACATGCTGCAAAGCCGACTCAGCGCGCCGCGCCAGCGGATGCTGGAAGTGGTGCGCAAGCTCTCCGGCGTGCCGGATATCGCCTATGACAGCGCGGTGGCCCGCTCCGAACTGGAACACTCGGCGCGCAATAACGCCATCGCCTGGCTGATGAAATCCTTCGGCAATTTCCACAACGATGTCCCGACGGTTTTACAGAACTATTTTCACTACTGCGCACTCAAAATGAGCTGTGCGGAACTGGCACAAACCTTCCTGTTTCTCGCCAATGGCGGCCATGCCGCGCATATTGAGTCCCCGGTGGTTTCCGCGCGGCAGGCGCGTCAGGTGAACGCGCTGATGGCGACCAGCGGCATGTATCAGAATGCCGGGGAATTTGCCTGGCGCGTCGGCTTACCGGCAAAATCAGGCGTGGGCGGCGGGATTGTGGCGGTTGTGCCGCAAGAGATGGTGATTGCCGTCTGGAGCCCGGAACTGGACGCAGCGGGAAACTCGCTGGCCGGTGTCGCCGTGCTGGAGGCGTTAACGCAAAAACTGGGGAGATCTGTGTACTGA
- a CDS encoding GGDEF domain-containing protein, which yields MRAFFSTPFRPLREETPLTNAVVIFILTTLFYFLGAMMRLVEELSLFWPLNAVMAGVFARYAFLHRWHYYLISYAAMLVYDAITTNWGMASLIINFSNMVFIITMAQLIGAKRRQMLKAPEPGSVLMLFGYCLLAALLCGFVGAIGSVGINGHGFWSLLADWFGEQFSTGVLILPGVLTMSWPRQPLQFSLQRGMPVVAVVVSVLASVAIGGAGSLAFPLPALIWCAVRYSLPFTSLITLLTGGVEIILVSSSVIDISIGSPMEIPHMLSARLGIATMAICPVIVSVSVEAINRLMRQVSLRADFDFLTRVYSRSGLYEALNHDDKRFADKHLSVMLLDIDYFKSVNDSYGHECGDQVLASFAQQIQKVLGHRGVVARMGGEEFVVVATTVDAQEGVQLAETLRLSVANHPFQWRQQTLHLTVSIGISSGKTEAWQLTEKFNALLAAADENLYRSKKQGRNRTTQNDVAVKPSVTAPV from the coding sequence ATGCGTGCATTTTTTTCAACCCCTTTCCGCCCGTTGCGGGAGGAGACTCCGCTCACTAACGCGGTAGTTATTTTTATCCTGACCACTCTGTTCTATTTTCTCGGCGCGATGATGCGCCTTGTCGAAGAGCTGTCGCTGTTCTGGCCGCTCAATGCCGTAATGGCCGGGGTGTTTGCCCGCTACGCTTTTCTCCACCGCTGGCATTACTACCTTATTAGCTATGCCGCAATGCTGGTTTACGATGCGATCACCACCAACTGGGGCATGGCGTCGCTGATCATCAACTTCTCAAACATGGTGTTTATCATCACCATGGCGCAGCTTATTGGCGCAAAACGCCGCCAGATGCTTAAGGCACCGGAGCCGGGCAGTGTACTGATGCTGTTTGGTTATTGCCTGCTGGCCGCGCTGTTGTGCGGTTTCGTCGGCGCGATAGGCTCGGTCGGCATTAACGGTCATGGGTTCTGGTCGTTGCTGGCCGACTGGTTTGGCGAGCAGTTTTCCACCGGCGTGCTGATCCTGCCGGGGGTGCTGACCATGAGCTGGCCGCGCCAGCCGCTGCAATTCTCCCTGCAACGGGGTATGCCGGTTGTCGCCGTTGTCGTCTCGGTGCTTGCGTCGGTGGCGATCGGCGGGGCGGGCAGCCTGGCGTTTCCCTTACCGGCGTTGATCTGGTGTGCGGTACGCTATTCCCTGCCGTTTACTTCGCTAATCACGCTGTTGACCGGCGGCGTGGAAATTATCCTCGTTTCCAGCAGCGTGATTGATATTTCGATCGGTTCGCCGATGGAGATCCCGCATATGCTCTCTGCGCGCCTGGGGATTGCCACCATGGCGATCTGTCCGGTGATTGTCTCCGTCAGCGTCGAAGCGATTAATCGCCTGATGCGCCAGGTCTCTCTGCGCGCGGACTTCGATTTTCTCACCCGCGTTTATTCACGCTCGGGCCTGTATGAAGCGCTGAACCACGATGACAAACGTTTTGCCGATAAGCACTTATCGGTGATGTTGCTGGATATCGACTATTTTAAAAGTGTGAATGACAGCTATGGCCATGAGTGCGGCGACCAGGTGCTGGCCTCCTTTGCGCAGCAGATTCAGAAGGTGTTGGGTCATCGCGGCGTGGTGGCGCGCATGGGCGGCGAAGAGTTTGTGGTGGTGGCGACCACCGTGGATGCGCAGGAGGGTGTACAACTGGCGGAAACGCTGCGCCTTTCTGTGGCGAATCATCCCTTTCAGTGGCGGCAGCAGACATTGCATTTGACGGTCAGTATTGGTATCAGCAGTGGCAAAACCGAAGCCTGGCAGTTAACGGAGAAGTTTAATGCGCTGCTGGCGGCCGCTGATGAAAATCTCTACCGCTCAAAAAAACAGGGAAGAAATCGCACGACCCAGAACGATGTTGCGGTGAAACCTTCCGTGACCGCGCCGGTGTAG
- the sad gene encoding succinate-semialdehyde dehydrogenase, giving the protein MSISATTHAISVNPATGETLRATPWASREAVDAALELAASGYRQWRQVAVAERAQKLRDLGAALRARGEEMAQMISQEMGKPILQARGEVNKSAALCDWYADHGPAMLGSEATLVEENRATIEYRPLGPILAVMPWNFPLWQVLRGAVPILLAGNSYLLKHAPNVLGCAQLIAEIFVQAGIPQGVFGWVNASNEGVSQAINDPRIAAVTVTGSVRAGAAIGAQAGAALKKCVLELGGSDPFIVLNDADVELAVKAAVAGRYQNTGQVCAAAKRFIVEEGIAQTFTEKFVAAAAALKQGAPDVEENYLGPMARFDLRDELHAQVQASIKEGAKLVLGGEKVRGNGNYYPATVLTQVTPAMTAFRQELFGPVAAISIARDAEHALELANDSDFGLSATVFTADSARAQQFAERLECGGVFINGFSASDARVAFGGVKKSGFGRELSHFGLHEFCNIQTVWKDRL; this is encoded by the coding sequence ATGTCAATTTCCGCGACAACACATGCGATTTCAGTCAATCCGGCCACCGGAGAAACCCTGCGCGCAACGCCGTGGGCAAGCCGCGAAGCGGTGGATGCCGCGCTTGAACTGGCCGCCAGCGGTTATCGCCAGTGGCGGCAGGTCGCCGTTGCTGAGCGTGCGCAAAAGCTGCGCGATCTCGGCGCAGCGCTCAGAGCGCGGGGTGAAGAGATGGCGCAGATGATTAGCCAGGAGATGGGCAAACCCATTTTGCAGGCACGCGGCGAAGTGAATAAATCCGCCGCGCTGTGCGACTGGTATGCCGATCATGGCCCGGCGATGCTCGGCAGCGAAGCCACGCTGGTGGAAGAGAATCGCGCCACGATTGAGTATCGCCCGCTGGGGCCGATTCTGGCGGTTATGCCGTGGAACTTCCCGCTGTGGCAGGTGTTGCGCGGTGCGGTGCCGATTTTGCTGGCCGGCAACAGCTACCTGCTGAAACATGCGCCGAACGTGCTGGGATGCGCACAATTAATCGCGGAGATTTTCGTGCAGGCCGGGATCCCGCAAGGGGTGTTTGGCTGGGTGAATGCCAGCAATGAGGGCGTCAGCCAGGCGATTAACGATCCACGCATCGCCGCCGTCACCGTGACCGGCAGCGTTCGCGCCGGAGCGGCAATTGGTGCCCAGGCCGGTGCGGCGCTGAAAAAATGCGTGCTGGAACTCGGCGGCTCCGATCCCTTTATTGTGCTCAACGATGCCGATGTGGAACTGGCAGTGAAAGCGGCGGTAGCCGGGCGTTATCAGAACACCGGGCAGGTTTGTGCGGCGGCCAAACGCTTTATCGTTGAAGAGGGTATTGCCCAGACGTTCACCGAGAAATTCGTTGCGGCGGCTGCGGCGCTGAAACAGGGCGCGCCGGATGTCGAAGAGAACTACCTTGGCCCGATGGCGCGTTTTGATCTGCGCGATGAACTGCATGCGCAGGTTCAGGCCAGTATCAAAGAGGGCGCGAAGCTGGTGCTCGGTGGGGAAAAAGTGCGGGGTAACGGCAACTACTACCCGGCCACGGTACTGACGCAAGTCACGCCAGCGATGACGGCTTTCCGCCAGGAGCTGTTTGGCCCGGTCGCCGCCATCAGCATTGCCCGCGATGCGGAGCACGCGCTGGAACTGGCGAATGACAGTGATTTCGGTTTGTCGGCCACGGTATTTACCGCCGATTCTGCGCGGGCGCAGCAGTTTGCTGAACGTCTGGAGTGCGGCGGCGTGTTTATCAATGGTTTCAGCGCCAGCGATGCCCGCGTCGCCTTTGGCGGGGTGAAGAAGAGCGGTTTTGGCCGCGAGTTGTCGCACTTCGGTCTGCATGAATTTTGCAACATCCAGACGGTGTGGAAAGACCGGCTGTAA
- the ptrR gene encoding putrescine utilization regulator PtrR, which produces MDLTQLEMFNAVAQTGSITQAAQKVHRVPSNLTTRIRQLESDLGVDLFIRENQRLRLSPAGHSFLRYSQQILALVDEARMVVAGDEPQGLFSLGALESTAAVRIPATLAQYNQRYPRIQFDLATGPSGTMIDGVLEGQLSAAFVDGPIMHPGLEGIPVYREEMMIVAPVGHETITRASQVNGASIYAFRANCSYRRHFESWFQADRATPGKIHEMESYHGMLACVIAGAGLALIPRSMLESMPGHHQVEAWPLAENWRWLTTWLVWRRGAKTRHLDAFIALLNTDAEERNG; this is translated from the coding sequence ATGGACTTAACACAGCTTGAGATGTTTAACGCGGTGGCGCAGACCGGCAGCATTACCCAGGCGGCGCAAAAGGTGCATCGCGTGCCGTCCAACCTCACCACGCGCATTCGCCAGCTGGAGTCCGATCTTGGCGTCGATCTGTTCATCCGCGAGAACCAGCGCCTGCGGCTTTCGCCCGCCGGGCACAGTTTTTTGCGTTACAGCCAGCAAATTCTGGCGCTGGTCGATGAAGCGCGCATGGTGGTAGCAGGCGACGAACCGCAAGGGCTGTTCTCACTTGGCGCGCTGGAAAGCACCGCCGCCGTGCGGATTCCGGCGACGCTGGCGCAATATAACCAGCGCTATCCGCGCATTCAGTTTGATCTTGCCACCGGCCCTTCCGGCACGATGATCGACGGCGTGCTGGAGGGGCAACTTAGCGCCGCGTTTGTTGATGGGCCGATCATGCATCCGGGGCTGGAAGGTATTCCGGTCTATCGGGAAGAGATGATGATCGTCGCTCCGGTCGGCCATGAAACCATTACCCGCGCCTCACAGGTTAACGGCGCCAGCATTTATGCCTTCCGCGCTAACTGCTCCTACCGCCGCCATTTTGAGAGCTGGTTCCAGGCCGATCGCGCAACGCCGGGCAAAATCCATGAGATGGAGTCTTACCACGGCATGCTGGCCTGCGTGATTGCCGGTGCCGGGCTGGCGTTGATCCCGCGCAGCATGCTGGAAAGTATGCCCGGCCATCACCAGGTAGAAGCCTGGCCGCTGGCGGAGAACTGGCGCTGGCTCACCACCTGGCTGGTGTGGCGACGCGGCGCGAAAACCCGCCATCTCGACGCGTTTATTGCATTGCTTAACACCGACGCTGAGGAGCGGAACGGATAA